In Syntrophales bacterium, the following proteins share a genomic window:
- a CDS encoding XTP/dITP diphosphatase produces MVFATKNKGKIRELKAMLEGFNVKFISLDEYPDLPEIVEDGKTFFENALKKAKAVSEYTGEIVLADDSGLEVDFLGGRPGVCSSRYAGPDATDENNIEKLLEELKGVPINKRDASFVCALVLYRPDGTFESFEGKWSGKIGHEPAGTAGFGYDPVFVVAECGMTVAQLSPEMKNTMSHRAKALNELKKSLEKWVKA; encoded by the coding sequence ATTGTTTTTGCCACAAAAAACAAGGGAAAAATAAGAGAACTTAAAGCAATGCTTGAAGGGTTCAATGTCAAATTTATTTCCCTTGATGAGTATCCGGATCTGCCTGAAATTGTAGAGGATGGGAAGACATTCTTTGAAAATGCGCTAAAGAAGGCGAAAGCGGTTTCTGAATATACCGGTGAAATTGTTCTTGCAGATGATTCCGGTCTTGAGGTCGATTTTCTCGGAGGGAGACCGGGTGTTTGTTCTTCGAGGTATGCCGGTCCCGATGCGACGGATGAGAACAATATTGAAAAGCTTCTCGAAGAATTGAAGGGTGTCCCGATAAACAAGAGAGATGCTTCTTTTGTGTGTGCACTTGTTCTCTATCGGCCGGACGGAACTTTTGAGTCGTTTGAGGGGAAATGGAGCGGAAAGATCGGCCATGAACCGGCAGGAACAGCCGGATTCGGCTATGATCCGGTATTTGTAGTAGCTGAATGTGGTATGACCGTCGCTCAGCTTTCCCCGGAAATGAAAAATACAATGAGCCACAGGGCGAAGGCCCTGAATGAGCTTAAAAAAAGTTTGGAAAAATGGGTTAAGGCCTGA
- the rph gene encoding ribonuclease PH translates to MLRADGRKWNEIRDVRITRDFLKYPEGSVLIEMGDTIVLCTATMEDRVPPFLKNSGKGWLTAEYSMFPTSTQTRNTRESTRGRIGGRTHEIQRLIGRSLRAVTDLNSFGEKTIYIDCDVIQADGGTRTISITGAFVALIDAFRRWKEEGIVDRIPVRDFVSAVSVGIVDGELLLDLEYEEDSAAQVDMNFVMTKGGLIIEVQGTAEEFPFARNLLDEMTDLATKGIADLTKKQMELLGDLD, encoded by the coding sequence ATGCTAAGGGCCGACGGACGCAAGTGGAATGAGATTCGGGATGTAAGGATCACGAGAGATTTCCTGAAGTATCCGGAAGGATCCGTACTCATTGAGATGGGGGATACCATTGTTCTGTGCACTGCAACGATGGAAGACAGGGTGCCCCCATTTTTGAAGAATTCAGGAAAAGGCTGGTTGACTGCCGAGTATTCTATGTTTCCCACATCCACACAGACAAGAAACACCAGAGAATCTACCAGAGGCAGAATAGGCGGAAGGACTCATGAGATTCAGAGATTGATTGGACGATCTCTTCGAGCGGTTACCGATTTGAATTCTTTTGGTGAGAAAACGATATACATCGACTGTGATGTCATCCAGGCAGACGGCGGGACAAGAACAATATCAATTACCGGCGCCTTTGTTGCCCTGATAGACGCATTTCGCAGATGGAAAGAGGAAGGAATAGTTGATAGAATTCCTGTCAGGGATTTTGTTTCTGCTGTCAGTGTCGGGATCGTGGATGGTGAGCTCCTCCTCGATTTAGAATATGAAGAAGATTCAGCAGCCCAGGTAGATATGAATTTTGTTATGACAAAAGGCGGCCTTATTATAGAGGTTCAGGGGACTGCCGAGGAGTTTCCCTTTGCCCGGAATTTATTGGATGAGATGACAGACCTTGCCACCAAGGGCATTGCTGATCTTACTAAAAAACAGATGGAGCTACTGGGAGATTTAGACTAA
- a CDS encoding dihydrodipicolinate synthase family protein — translation MDSISEMRKKIIAGLFPAGVPRLWCPLLTHYRDDGSIDFDRMSSHFSHIAPAVKGYLVPGSTGDGWVLDDKQTLDVSDFAVRQAQKYGIHLLLGVLKSETEIMIRTISDILGVDVRKQSPDEVTRILKDKHICGFTVCPPAGKTLTQSEITAGLSAILDLGLPTALYQLPQVTENEMEPATFAGLGQRYANVILFKDSSGQDRIALSDLDKEGIFMVRGAEGDYAKWLKDVTGPYDGFLLSTANCFARELNTLIERLESGDREAAGEISDRLTTAVNAVFALVEPLTYGNPFTNANKAIDHFFAFGPDAIAAYGPMLHGKVRLPADIIGATGDILVQCRLMPGKGYLEG, via the coding sequence ATGGATAGCATTTCAGAGATGCGGAAAAAAATCATTGCGGGGCTCTTTCCCGCCGGCGTCCCCCGTTTGTGGTGCCCGCTGCTGACGCACTATCGCGATGACGGCAGCATCGATTTTGACCGCATGTCCAGCCATTTCAGCCATATAGCCCCTGCGGTAAAAGGCTATCTTGTCCCCGGATCAACCGGTGATGGGTGGGTGCTGGATGATAAGCAGACGCTTGATGTTTCGGATTTCGCCGTCCGGCAGGCTCAAAAATATGGCATCCATCTCCTGCTCGGTGTTTTGAAGAGCGAGACCGAAATCATGATCCGAACAATTTCGGACATACTTGGAGTGGATGTGCGTAAGCAAAGCCCCGATGAAGTGACCCGTATTCTCAAGGATAAACATATCTGCGGTTTCACCGTTTGCCCTCCAGCGGGCAAGACGCTGACGCAGTCTGAAATCACGGCCGGGCTTTCCGCGATTCTCGATCTTGGACTCCCGACGGCCCTGTATCAACTACCCCAGGTGACGGAAAACGAAATGGAGCCGGCGACGTTTGCGGGGCTCGGGCAGCGCTATGCCAATGTAATCCTCTTCAAGGACTCGAGCGGCCAGGATCGCATTGCTCTATCCGATTTAGACAAGGAAGGGATCTTCATGGTTCGAGGCGCCGAGGGCGACTATGCGAAATGGCTAAAAGACGTCACCGGCCCGTACGACGGCTTTCTGCTAAGTACAGCCAACTGTTTTGCACGGGAACTCAATACGCTGATCGAAAGGCTCGAAAGCGGTGACAGGGAGGCGGCGGGAGAAATTTCCGACCGGCTCACCACCGCCGTCAACGCGGTCTTTGCCCTTGTAGAGCCACTGACCTACGGTAATCCATTCACCAATGCCAACAAGGCCATCGATCATTTCTTTGCCTTCGGACCTGACGCGATAGCGGCCTACGGGCCGATGCTGCACGGAAAGGTTCGGCTCCCCGCCGATATTATAGGGGCAACGGGGGACATTCTCGTCCAATGCCGTCTGATGCCGGGAAAGGGATACCTCGAAGGCTAA